A stretch of Salvelinus alpinus chromosome 4, SLU_Salpinus.1, whole genome shotgun sequence DNA encodes these proteins:
- the LOC139573157 gene encoding sialic acid-binding Ig-like lectin 15: MDTRSLCRMVNLLLCFMEALGAASNDDGWSMKVQAEVRAMEGYPVVLPCSFTHPHHTLHSSLQVVWRLGHGQGSTVLYHCSSPTGARTCQPGPQQDQRYRLEGNPREHDLSLRINSAALQDNGRYYCRVEVPGHAHASYEDKMGTRLRVEAAPRILGLSVEGSEEAGYRAQCRVQGSPLPDVQWLGPDELMEGSDISPLSQESLEQHHTTSQLRDVLPGQQYTCSASNPLGKDQATLYMLPPRQVQVSGEAPPLLLLLSLSLGFKVLLLLGMVVWLPQGGGPAWLRCWFK, translated from the exons ATGGACACCCGGTCACTCTGCAGAATGGTGAATCTCCTATTGTGTTTCATGGAAG CCCTGGGCGCTGCTTCGAACGATGACGGCTGGTCCATGAAGGTTCAGGCGGAGGTGCGTGCCATGGAGGGCTACCCGGTGGTGCTGCCTTGCTCCTTCACCCACCCCCACCACACGCTGCACTCCTCCCTGCAGGTGGTGTGGCGGCTGGGCCACGGCCAGGGCTCTACGGTGCTCTACCACTGCTCCTCTCCCACTGGGGCCAGGACCTGCCAGCCAGGCCCCCAGCAGGACCAGCGTTATCGCCTGGAGGGGAACCCCCGAGAGCACGACCTCTCCTTGCGCATCAACAGCGCCGCCCTGCAGGACAACGGACGCTACTACTGCCGTGTGGAGGTCCCCGGACACGCACACGCCAGCTACGAGGATAAGATGGGCACACGGCTTAGAGTGGAGG CTGCCCCACGAATcctgggcctgtcagtggagggcAGTGAGGAAGCTGGCTACAGGGCTCAGTGTCGTGTCCAGGGCTCTCCCCTACCTGACGTCCAGTGGCTGGGGCCTGACGAGCTCATGGAAGGCTCCgacatctctcccctctcccaggAGTCCCTCGAGCAACATCACACCACCAGCCAGCTCCGGgatgtcctccctgggcagcagTACACATGTAGTGCCTCCAACCCCCTGGGGAAGGACCAGGCCACCCTGTACATGCTGCCCCCCAGGCAGGTGCAGGTCTCTGGGGAGGCCCCTCCGCTGctgctcctgctctccctctccctggggTTCAAGGTGCTCCTGCTGCTGGGGATGGTAGTCTGGCTGCCGCAGGGAGGAGGCCCAGCATGGCTCAGATGCTGGTTCAAATGA
- the LOC139573156 gene encoding IgGFc-binding protein produces MALVTTMGVVPVILLVLAAFDSASTALSFPNSFGKEFITAFPENIAFYHPTQPYNRIVITALHSDTTVIVKMKELGSTDTRNLNAAQEVVIQASWIRAELKRSKFSNNTIHVTSNNDISVLAISQRGESIQTTVVPPVESLGTEYHVPPIPEMKHPQPQIDPGNHLFRLIIINNKETNKVTISGPAGENETVSLQPFQLVQLWLNRLLPEPHVLADHPVVVLYSHPCAATTNCTCSFLFIPLYPVTAWGSEYLVHPSLEDGALNETTFLLTTNQSVSLLSEPPTEPLQLQSSHELPFYPFLPGGSSLVKTSSLVSLTLHRPGLLLSLIPTHSFSSCYLLHSLNAMKNQALLVAPTAQTEGVHQGNTALDVTWTPMMGTEYSWALVDFGTKYRKHVIWHSSSKMAAYYLGETNGVVFGNPAASISTDPDSKGCLLRPEVVTLGDEQGGWPESLKYCQDQGYSLVSLNTEEFLLQVTNKLRESETQIQGQTQGQVWIGLRRSSLTGQWYWLSKDAVSFSHWAQDEPGTPIQGQCAMMTLDPQGNYTWSDQSCCEALPAVCYREPLHFPLQ; encoded by the exons ATGGCCCTCGTCACAACCATGGGAGTGGTGCCAGTCATTCTCCTGGTCCTGGCAGCCTTTGACTCAG CGTCCACAGCACTCTCTTTTCCTAATAGCTTTGGCAAAGAGTTCATCACTGCGTTCCCGGAGAACATCGCCTTTTATCATCCCACTCAGCCGTACAACAGAATTGTAATCACAGCACTACACAGTGACACCACGGTAATTGTGAAAATGAAGGAACTGGGTTCCACAGATACCAGGAACCTGAATGCAGCACAGGAAGTTGTGATTCAGGCAAGTTGGATAAGGGCAGAACTCAAGAGGTCAAAGTTCTCTAACAACACAATCCATGTGACCAGCAACAACGACATCAGTGTCCTTGCCATCAGCCAAAGAGGTGAAAGCATCCAGACCACGGTAGTCCCACCGGTGGAGAGCTTGGGTACAGAGTACCATGTCCCCCCTATACCTGAGATGAAGCATCCTCAGCCTCAAATAGACCCAGGGAACCATTTGTTTAGGCTCATCATCATAAACAATAAAGAAACTAACAAGGTCACCATCTCAGGGCCAGCAGGTGAGAACGAGACTGTCTCACTCCAGCCTTTCCAACTGGTTCAACTCTGGCTCAATAGATTGCTGCCAGAGCCACACGTGTTGGCCGACCACCCTGTGGTGGTTCTGTACAGCCACCCATGCGCTGCCACAACTAACTGCACCTGTAGTTTTCTGTTCATCCCTCTGTACCCCGTCACAGCGTGGGGGTCAGAATACCTTGTGCACCCCTCTTTGGAGGATGGAGCTTTGAATGAAACTACCTTTCTGCTGACGACCAACCAAAGTGTGAGTTTACTCAGCGAACCCCCCACAGAGCCCCTCCAACTGCAGTCTTCCCACGAGCTGCCCTTCTATCCCTTCCTCCCTGGTGGCTCCTCCCTGGTCAAGACCTCCAGTCTTGTCTCCCTGACCCTCCACAGGCCAGGCCTACTACTCAGCCTCATCCCAACGCATAGCTTCTCCTCCTGCTACCTCCTACACTCCCTCAATGCCATGAAGAACCAGGCCCTGTTAGTGGCCCCCACAGCCCAGACAGAGGGGGTGCATCAGGggaacacagccctggatgtcaCATGGACTCCCATGATGGGGACCGAGTACTCCTGGGCACTCGTTGACTTTGGGACAAAATACAGGAAGCATGTCATCTGGCATAGTTCCTCCAAAATGGCTGCTTACTACTTGGGAGAGACAAACGGTGTGGTTTTTGGGAATCCGGCTGCCAGCATCAGCACAGATCCAG ATTCTAAGGGCTGTTTGCTGAGGCCAGAGGTTGTGACACTTGGGGACGAGCAGGGTGGCTGGCCCGAGTCTCTGAAGTACTGCCAAGATCAGGGCTACAGTCTGGTCAGCCTGAACACAGAAGAGTTTCTACTTCAAGTGACCAATAAACTGAGGGAGTCTGAGACCCAGATTCAGGGACAGACGCAGGGTCAGGTGTGGATAGGCCTCCGTCGGAGCTCACTGACAGGACAGTGGTACTGGCTGAGCAAGGATGCTGTGTCCTTCAGCCACTGGGCCCAGGATGAGCCAGGGACCCCCATACAGGGCCAGTGTGCCATGATGACACTGGATCCCCAGGGAAACTATACCTGGAGCGACCAGAGCTGCTGTGAAGCTCTCCCAGCTGTCTGCTACAGAGAGCCACTACACTTCCCCCTTCAGTAG
- the siglec15l gene encoding sialic acid binding Ig-like lectin 15, like isoform X2 → MLQAQLFSLVSVITGTFSQQWSMTVPPVVNSTIGGDVVLPCSFTHPKQQDYSKDITVQWITRQFHDTPFFQCKVTNVTTGGMNECSVPESYQRFSVKGDPKQRDLSLLIRDLAVTDNGVYFCRVELDYYWGDGKWQTASGTQLNINAKAQILSLSWVEASLGPGNGSLRCVVEGNPPSTITWFSSSKGNIDPGVSIIGTHPFQWTSSIPYFNQEVYTCRAENSLGRAERRFPPGPTVLTVALSVCGVLLLLLLLGGALFNLRKRGYLRYCNSEKIKQQSELCTDPAIESPQSLHKHDSPEDGDMELNLVYATIQLNTTTQSPQRSSRVPIPDEGVHYAIVRVC, encoded by the exons ATGTTGCAGGCTCAACTCTTCTCTCTCGTCTCTGTCATTACAG GCACCTTCTCACAACAGTGGTCCATGACAGTTCCCCCTGTAGTGAATAGCACCATAGGAGGAGATGTGGTCCTACCCTGCTCCTTCACCCACCCCAAGCAACAAGACTACTCCAAAGACATCACAGTTCAGTGGATCACCAGACAATTCCATGATACGCCCTTCTTCCAATGCAAGGTGACAAATGTTACTACGGGTGGAATGAATGAATGCTCAGTTCCAGAGTCATACCAACGCTTCTCAGTCAAAGGAGACCCTAAGCAGAgggatctctctctcctcatcagagATCTGGCGGTCACAGACAATGGAGTATACTTCTGCAGAGTGGAGCTGGACTATTACTGGGGTGATGGGAAGTGGCAGACTGCCAGCGGCACACAGCTCAATATCAATG CTAAGGCCCAGATTCTCAGCCTGTCTTGGGTAGAGGCTTCCCTCGGACCAGGCAACGGGAGCCTCAGGTGTGTAGTTGAGGGGAACCCCCCATCCACCATCACCTGGTTCTCCTCCTCTAAGGGCAACATAGACCCAGGTGTCAGCATCATAGGAACCCACCCATTTCAGTGGACCAGTTCAATCCCCTACTTCAACCAGGAAGTGTACACCTGCAGGGCAGAGAACAGCCTGGGGAGGGCAGAGAGACGGTTCCCCCCTGGACCCACTGTGCTGACCGTagccctctctgtgtgtggggtCCTGCTTCTGCTGCTGCTCCTTGGCGGGGCTTTATTTAACCTGAGAAAAAGAG GATACCTGAGATACTGCAATTCAGAAAAGATTAAGCAGCAATCTGAGTTGTGCACAGATCCTGCTATAG AAAGCCCACAGTCGTTGCATAAACATGATTCACCAGAAGATGGCGACATGGAGCTAAATCTGGTATACGCAACCATTCAACTGAACACCACCACTCAAT CACCCCAAAGAAGCTCTCGTGTCCCCATACCAGATGAAG GTGTCCACTATGCTATTGTGAGGGTATGCTAG
- the siglec15l gene encoding sialic acid binding Ig-like lectin 15, like isoform X1, producing the protein MLQAQLFSLVSVITGTFSQQWSMTVPPVVNSTIGGDVVLPCSFTHPKQQDYSKDITVQWITRQFHDTPFFQCKVTNVTTGGMNECSVPESYQRFSVKGDPKQRDLSLLIRDLAVTDNGVYFCRVELDYYWGDGKWQTASGTQLNINAKAQILSLSWVEASLGPGNGSLRCVVEGNPPSTITWFSSSKGNIDPGVSIIGTHPFQWTSSIPYFNQEVYTCRAENSLGRAERRFPPGPTVLTVALSVCGVLLLLLLLGGALFNLRKRGYLRYCNSEKIKQQSELCTDPAIAVVSESSIYANVSEMESPQSLHKHDSPEDGDMELNLVYATIQLNTTTQSPQRSSRVPIPDEGVHYAIVRVC; encoded by the exons ATGTTGCAGGCTCAACTCTTCTCTCTCGTCTCTGTCATTACAG GCACCTTCTCACAACAGTGGTCCATGACAGTTCCCCCTGTAGTGAATAGCACCATAGGAGGAGATGTGGTCCTACCCTGCTCCTTCACCCACCCCAAGCAACAAGACTACTCCAAAGACATCACAGTTCAGTGGATCACCAGACAATTCCATGATACGCCCTTCTTCCAATGCAAGGTGACAAATGTTACTACGGGTGGAATGAATGAATGCTCAGTTCCAGAGTCATACCAACGCTTCTCAGTCAAAGGAGACCCTAAGCAGAgggatctctctctcctcatcagagATCTGGCGGTCACAGACAATGGAGTATACTTCTGCAGAGTGGAGCTGGACTATTACTGGGGTGATGGGAAGTGGCAGACTGCCAGCGGCACACAGCTCAATATCAATG CTAAGGCCCAGATTCTCAGCCTGTCTTGGGTAGAGGCTTCCCTCGGACCAGGCAACGGGAGCCTCAGGTGTGTAGTTGAGGGGAACCCCCCATCCACCATCACCTGGTTCTCCTCCTCTAAGGGCAACATAGACCCAGGTGTCAGCATCATAGGAACCCACCCATTTCAGTGGACCAGTTCAATCCCCTACTTCAACCAGGAAGTGTACACCTGCAGGGCAGAGAACAGCCTGGGGAGGGCAGAGAGACGGTTCCCCCCTGGACCCACTGTGCTGACCGTagccctctctgtgtgtggggtCCTGCTTCTGCTGCTGCTCCTTGGCGGGGCTTTATTTAACCTGAGAAAAAGAG GATACCTGAGATACTGCAATTCAGAAAAGATTAAGCAGCAATCTGAGTTGTGCACAGATCCTGCTATAG CTGTGGTCAGTGAATCCTCTATCTACGCCAATGTCTCAGAAATGG AAAGCCCACAGTCGTTGCATAAACATGATTCACCAGAAGATGGCGACATGGAGCTAAATCTGGTATACGCAACCATTCAACTGAACACCACCACTCAAT CACCCCAAAGAAGCTCTCGTGTCCCCATACCAGATGAAG GTGTCCACTATGCTATTGTGAGGGTATGCTAG